A genome region from Acidobacteriota bacterium includes the following:
- the mscL gene encoding large conductance mechanosensitive channel protein MscL, whose amino-acid sequence MFKEFREFAVKGNVVDMAVGIIIGGAFGTIVKSLVSDVIMPPVGKLMGGVDFANLFYVLGDGAYESLDAAKEAGAATINYGVFINNIISFIIVAFAVFMMVRSINKMKKEEEAKPAEPPKPSNEELLLTEIRDSLKRG is encoded by the coding sequence ATGTTCAAGGAATTCAGAGAGTTTGCGGTGAAGGGCAACGTCGTCGACATGGCGGTGGGCATCATCATCGGTGGAGCCTTCGGGACCATCGTCAAGAGTCTGGTCTCGGACGTCATCATGCCGCCGGTCGGCAAGCTGATGGGCGGGGTCGACTTTGCCAACCTGTTCTATGTTCTCGGTGACGGGGCTTACGAGTCCCTGGACGCCGCCAAGGAGGCCGGTGCCGCCACGATCAACTACGGCGTCTTCATCAACAACATCATCAGCTTCATCATTGTCGCCTTCGCCGTCTTCATGATGGTCCGATCCATCAACAAGATGAAGAAGGAAGAAGAGGCCAAGCCGGCAGAGCCGCCGAAGCCGTCCAACGAAGAACTCCTGCTGACCGAGATCCGCGACTCGCTGAAGAGAGGCTAG
- a CDS encoding YigZ family protein: protein MAETRCIPIGPFRLEIEKIRGSRFIASVSSFCCDDDREPQIAPLRAEFPTANHHCWAWRDGDAFRYGDDGEPSGSAGRPILQQIDGHGFDRTCVVVTRIFGGTKLGVGGLMRAYGQAAREALDLCPSEPLIERETIVIEFPYDREGAVQSVVQAHGLSPSRSEYGESIRLSFEVPRAQVEPFLADLMERCAGKLNVRRG from the coding sequence ATGGCCGAGACCCGCTGCATTCCCATAGGCCCGTTTCGCCTGGAGATTGAGAAGATTCGGGGTTCCCGCTTCATCGCCTCGGTCTCTTCGTTCTGCTGCGACGACGATCGAGAGCCACAGATCGCCCCCCTGCGGGCGGAATTCCCCACGGCCAACCATCACTGCTGGGCCTGGCGGGATGGCGACGCGTTCCGTTACGGCGACGATGGCGAACCGTCAGGCTCCGCCGGTCGTCCGATCCTGCAACAGATCGATGGACATGGTTTCGATCGAACCTGTGTGGTGGTCACCCGGATCTTCGGTGGCACCAAGCTGGGTGTCGGTGGCCTGATGCGGGCCTACGGTCAGGCGGCCCGGGAGGCGTTGGATCTCTGCCCGTCGGAGCCGCTGATCGAGCGGGAGACGATCGTCATCGAGTTTCCCTATGACCGGGAGGGCGCGGTCCAGTCGGTGGTGCAAGCCCACGGCCTGAGCCCGTCCCGATCCGAGTACGGCGAGTCGATCCGACTCTCCTTCGAGGTGCCGAGGGCCCAGGTCGAACCGTTCCTGGCGGATCTGATGGAGCGTTGCGCGGGAAAACTGAACGTACGGAGGGGCTAA
- a CDS encoding sulfotransferase produces MPTTNKIKVVYILGSGRSGTTVLNRILGQIDGFFSIGEIRQVWDRHIIENRLCGCDAKFRDCPFWTKVFNRAFGGFDTVDAAKMIREHDAHVRTRHIPSLYLPNNDRKKRERLGYYLENTEKLYHAVAAETGSKVLVDSSKLPTYLHTLSLIPSIDLHIVHLIRDPRAVAYSWQKANKLQPDGGSDKETMRRLSPARTSALWVTWNLAGDMLWRKGSAPYLRMRYEQFMEQPRTHTEALLKFLDEDRSLSAFTSEREICMTPDHTVAGNPNRFMTGNVELRPDDAWRPRIKKWHKWTVTGLTWPLLKRYGIL; encoded by the coding sequence ATGCCAACGACGAACAAGATCAAGGTCGTCTACATCCTGGGTTCCGGTCGCAGCGGCACCACGGTGCTCAACCGGATCCTGGGTCAGATCGACGGCTTCTTCTCCATCGGCGAGATCCGTCAGGTCTGGGATCGTCACATCATCGAGAACCGACTCTGCGGTTGTGACGCAAAATTCCGCGACTGCCCGTTCTGGACCAAAGTCTTCAACCGAGCCTTCGGTGGTTTCGACACGGTCGATGCGGCCAAGATGATCCGCGAGCACGACGCCCATGTGCGTACCCGTCACATCCCGTCGCTCTACCTACCCAACAACGACAGAAAGAAACGGGAACGGCTGGGCTACTACCTGGAGAACACCGAGAAGCTGTACCACGCAGTGGCGGCGGAGACCGGCTCCAAAGTCCTCGTCGATTCCTCCAAGCTACCGACCTATCTCCACACCCTCAGCCTGATCCCGTCCATCGATCTGCATATCGTGCATCTGATTCGCGATCCACGGGCCGTCGCCTACTCGTGGCAGAAGGCCAACAAGTTGCAGCCCGACGGCGGCTCCGACAAGGAGACGATGAGGAGACTCAGCCCGGCGAGGACCTCGGCACTGTGGGTCACCTGGAACCTGGCCGGGGACATGCTGTGGCGGAAGGGGAGTGCGCCCTACCTGCGGATGCGCTACGAGCAGTTCATGGAACAGCCGCGGACCCACACGGAAGCGCTGCTGAAGTTCCTCGATGAAGACCGATCCCTCTCCGCGTTCACGTCGGAGCGGGAGATCTGCATGACGCCGGATCACACCGTGGCAGGAAACCCCAACCGCTTCATGACGGGCAACGTGGAGCTACGACCCGACGACGCCTGGCGACCCCGCATCAAGAAGTGGCACAAGTGGACCGTCACCGGTCTCACCTGGCCGCTCCTGAAGCGGTACGGGATCCTCTAG
- a CDS encoding PQQ-binding-like beta-propeller repeat protein encodes MSTGNVFLFPVLLGMVFMNPLPAQADEADVGTHELAGPVQVLWEARDNSSVTTGVIRWISGSLAVSPDGSTVFATGQVGLGDAADYATLAYHAGTGEQIWSVRYDGPASRVDAAESIAVSPDGSTVFVTGYSRGLGTGPDYATLAYDAATGEQVWSARYDGPHSRTDAAESLAVSPDGSTVFVTGRSGGFLINPWDYATVAYDAATGEQVWSVRHNGPGTSLGGFTPAASLDVSPDGSTVFVSGSSFRFPQRNDYITLAFDAATGEQTWSARYDGPPSYTDLGSSLAVSSDGSTVFVSGFSVNTEEEGWDYTTLAYDGETGEQSWIAHYGGSSSSIDRARSIAVSPDGSAVFVTGESAEDLNERYDYVTLRYDAATGEQVWRARYDGPGLDADFATSLALSPDGSTVIVHGSSTGTEGGLDYATLAYDAETGEQVWSARYDGPASDRDLARSIAVSPDGSTVFVSGYSKGVETSDFATVAYSLVRYVAIDIRPRSINPGSRGVIPVALLGSDEFNVSDMDVATLRFGPDEGACRHDLTDPFTFSEHLKDMNLDGNMDLMLHFNTQDTGILCGETEATLWGVLLGGSPFEGTDSLQTVGCKSSSR; translated from the coding sequence ATGTCCACGGGCAACGTGTTCCTGTTTCCGGTTCTACTCGGAATGGTTTTCATGAATCCGCTGCCCGCCCAGGCCGATGAGGCAGACGTTGGGACCCACGAACTGGCGGGGCCCGTGCAGGTCCTATGGGAAGCTCGGGATAATAGTAGTGTGACGACGGGAGTGATTCGCTGGATCAGCGGATCACTTGCGGTGAGCCCGGACGGGTCGACGGTGTTCGCCACCGGACAAGTGGGCCTCGGGGACGCGGCCGACTACGCCACCCTCGCTTACCACGCTGGGACGGGCGAGCAGATCTGGAGCGTCCGGTATGACGGACCCGCCTCGCGTGTGGACGCCGCCGAATCGATCGCCGTGAGTCCCGACGGCTCGACGGTGTTCGTCACCGGATACTCGCGGGGCCTCGGAACCGGTCCGGACTACGCCACTCTCGCATACGACGCTGCGACGGGTGAGCAGGTTTGGAGCGCGCGGTATGACGGACCGCATTCACGCACCGATGCCGCCGAATCACTCGCGGTGAGCCCGGACGGCTCGACGGTGTTCGTAACCGGTAGGTCGGGTGGCTTTCTCATCAACCCCTGGGACTACGCCACCGTAGCCTATGATGCCGCGACGGGTGAGCAGGTCTGGAGCGTGCGCCATAACGGACCAGGCACCTCACTAGGAGGATTCACGCCCGCTGCCTCTCTCGACGTGAGCCCGGACGGGTCGACGGTGTTCGTTAGCGGGAGCTCCTTTCGCTTCCCCCAACGCAACGACTACATCACCCTCGCCTTCGACGCTGCCACGGGCGAGCAGACATGGAGTGCGAGGTATGACGGGCCACCTTCATACACCGACCTCGGCTCATCACTCGCGGTGAGTTCGGACGGATCCACGGTGTTCGTCAGCGGATTTTCGGTTAACACCGAAGAAGAAGGCTGGGACTACACCACCCTCGCCTACGACGGTGAGACCGGCGAGCAATCCTGGATCGCACACTATGGCGGATCCTCATCGAGCATTGACCGCGCCCGCTCAATCGCGGTCAGCCCGGACGGCTCGGCGGTATTCGTCACTGGAGAGTCGGCAGAGGACCTCAATGAGCGGTACGACTACGTCACCCTTCGCTATGACGCCGCCACGGGTGAGCAGGTCTGGAGAGCGCGGTATGACGGACCGGGTTTGGACGCGGACTTCGCTACATCGCTCGCACTGAGCCCGGATGGGTCGACGGTGATCGTTCACGGCTCCTCAACGGGGACCGAAGGCGGCCTGGACTACGCCACCCTCGCCTACGATGCCGAGACGGGTGAGCAGGTCTGGAGCGCGCGGTATGACGGACCGGCTTCAGACCGGGACCTCGCTCGCTCAATCGCAGTGAGCCCGGACGGTTCGACGGTGTTCGTTAGCGGATACTCGAAGGGTGTCGAAACCTCAGACTTCGCCACCGTGGCCTATTCGCTTGTCCGGTACGTCGCTATCGACATCCGCCCCCGCAGCATCAACCCTGGGAGTCGAGGTGTCATACCTGTTGCACTGCTCGGCAGCGACGAGTTCAACGTGTCCGACATGGATGTTGCCACGTTGCGCTTTGGACCTGACGAGGGCGCCTGTAGACACGACCTGACCGACCCGTTCACTTTCAGCGAGCACCTGAAGGACATGAACCTCGACGGCAACATGGACCTCATGTTGCACTTCAACACGCAGGACACTGGAATCCTGTGTGGCGAGACGGAAGCTACGCTCTGGGGAGTTCTGCTGGGCGGAAGTCCGTTCGAAGGCACTGACAGCCTCCAAACCGTTGGCTGCAAATCGAGCAGTCGATGA